From Pseudomonas fluorescens:
AAAGTGCGGTGACCATGGAAGGCAGCCACCCGTTTTCCACCGGCGCCGACCTGTGCCTGGTGCACAACGGCTCGCTGTCCAACCACTTCCGCCTGCGCCAGGAACTCAAGCGCGAAGGCATCCACTTCGAAACCGACAACGACACCGAAGTCGCCGCCGGCTACCTGACCTGGCGCCTGCAACAGGGCGATTCGCTCAAAGAGGCGCTGGACCATTCCCTGGAAGACCTCGACGGCTTCTTCACCTTCGCCATCGGCACGCGCAACGGTTTTGCGGTGATCCGCGACCCGATTGCGTGCAAGCCGGCGATCCTCGCCGAGACCGACGACTACGTCGCCATGGCCTCCGAATACCAGGCGCTGTCGAGCCTGCCGGGCATCGAGAACGCGCGGATCTGGGAGCCGGCACCGGCCACGTTGTACATCTGGGAACGCCAGTCGGCTTAAGGAGCGCACACATGAAAACCATCGATCTTTCCACCGCCACCGTGCGTGACCTCAACCAGGCGCTGCACGCCCAGGCCATCGACAACGAATGGCGCGTGATCCATTCCAACGGCAAGCACAACCTCGCGGTGGGCGTGAACCAAGCCGTGTCCATCGATATCGAGGGCCACGCCGGCTACTACTGCGCGGGCATGAACCAGCAGGCTTCGATCACCGTGCACGGCAATGTCGGCGTGGGCTGCGCCGAGAACATGATGTCCGGCTCGGTACGGGTCAAGGGCAGCGCCTCTCAGGCGGCCGGGGCCACGGCCCATGGCGGCTTGCTGGTGATCGAGGGCGATGCGGGCGCGCGTTGCGGGATTTCCATGAAGGGTATCGACATCGTCGTCGGCGGCAGCATCGGCCACATGAGTTGCTTCATGGGCCAGGCCGGGCGTCTGGTGGTGTGCGGCGATGCCGGCGATGCGCTGGGCGATTCGCTGTACGAAACCCACATCTACGTCAAAGGCACGGTGGAGTCCCTGGGCTCGGACTGCGTCGAAAAAGAGATGCGCAGCGAGCACCTCAAGGAGCTGCAAGAGCTGCTCGACCGTGCGGGTTTCGCCCACCAGGCGGCGGACTTCAAGCGCTACGGCTCGGCCCGTCAACTCTACAACTTCAAAGTCGATAACGCCTCCGCGTACTGATCAGGAGCTCCACCATGACTGAACAAACCCCTCCGGTCCTGCGCGAGTCGGCCACCTTCGACCGCCTGACCATCCAGGAAATCCAGCGCGCCGCCGAAACCGGCATCTACGACATTCGCGGCGGCGGCACCAAGCGCAAGCTGCCGCACTTCGATGACTTGCTGCTGCTTGGCGCCAGCGTGTCGCGCTACCCGCTGGAAGGCTATCGCGAGAAGTGTGGCACCGACGTGATCCTCGGCAACCGCTTCGCCAAGAAGCCGATCCACCTGAAGATCCCAGTGACCATCGCCGGCATGAGTTTCG
This genomic window contains:
- a CDS encoding protein glxC, which codes for MKTIDLSTATVRDLNQALHAQAIDNEWRVIHSNGKHNLAVGVNQAVSIDIEGHAGYYCAGMNQQASITVHGNVGVGCAENMMSGSVRVKGSASQAAGATAHGGLLVIEGDAGARCGISMKGIDIVVGGSIGHMSCFMGQAGRLVVCGDAGDALGDSLYETHIYVKGTVESLGSDCVEKEMRSEHLKELQELLDRAGFAHQAADFKRYGSARQLYNFKVDNASAY